One window of the Diospyros lotus cultivar Yz01 chromosome 12, ASM1463336v1, whole genome shotgun sequence genome contains the following:
- the LOC127787363 gene encoding 60S ribosomal protein L36-2-like, whose product MAPKQPNTGLFVGLNKGHIVTKKELAPRPSDRKGKTSKRIHFVRSLIREVAGFAPYEKRITELLKVGKDKRALKVAKRKLGTHKRAKKKREEMSNVLRKMRSGGGGEKKK is encoded by the exons ATGGCTCCGAAGCAACCTAACACTGGCCTCTTTGTGGGTCTCAACAAAGGGCATATTGTAACCAAGAAGGAATTGGCTCCACGACCTTCAGATAGAAAGGGG AAAACAAGTAAAAGAATCCATTTTGTGAGAAGCCTCATCAGGGAGGTTGCTGGTTTTGCTCCATATGAGAAGAGAATCACTGAACTTCTTAAAGTTGGAAAAGATAAGCGAGCACTGAAAGTGGCAAAGAGAAAGCTGGGCACGCATAAGAGGGCAAAGAAGAAGCGTGAGGAGATGTCCAATGTACTCCGCAAGATGAG GTCCGGTGGAGGTGGTGAGAAGAAGAAGTGA